From the genome of Triticum aestivum cultivar Chinese Spring chromosome 3B, IWGSC CS RefSeq v2.1, whole genome shotgun sequence, one region includes:
- the LOC123072225 gene encoding probable esterase PIR7A isoform X2 has translation MEGSGGGKHFILVHGLCHGAWCWYKLVPMLRAAGHRVTALDMAASGAHPARMDEVASFEDYSRPLLDAVAAAPAGERLVLVGHSLGGLNLALAMEGFPRKVAAAVFLAACMACAGRHMGVTIEEFCRRTPADFFMDSKSMVLNTDQGPRPAVALGPKLLAAKLYDRSSVEDLMLATLLVRPGCQFVDDPLMRDEALLTDANYGSVKKVYVVLKDDASSSEEMQRWMVDLSPGTEAEELAGADHMAMCSKPRELCDVLLRIASKHD, from the exons atggaggggagcggcggcggcaagCACTTCATCCTCGTCCACGGCCTCTGCCACGGCGCGTGGTGCTGGTACAAGCTGGTGCCGATGCTCCGCGCCGCCGGGCACCGTGTTACGGCGCTCGACATGGCCGCGTCCGGCGCGCACCCGGCGCGCATGGACGAGGTGGCGTCCTTCGAGGACTACTCGCGGCCGCTGCTCGACGCCGTGGCCGCGGCACCGGCTGGCGAGAGGCTGGTCCTGGTCGGGCACAGCCTCGGCGGGCTCAACCTCGCGCTCGCCATGGAGGGATTCCCGCGCAAGGTCGCCGCGGCCGTGTTCCTCGCCGCGTGCATGGCGTGCGCCGGCAGGCACATGGGCGTCACCATCGAGGAG TTCTGCAGAAGAACCCCAGCCGATTTTTTCATGGACAGCAAGAGCATGGTTCTGAACACAGACCAAGGCCCTCGGCCTGCAGTCGCGCTTGGCCCCAAATTGTTGGCAGCGAAATTGTACGATCGAAGCTCAGTCGAG GACCTGATGCTGGCCACGTTGCTGGTGAGGCCGGGCTGCCAGTTCGTGGACGATCCGTTGATGAGGGACGAGGCTCTGCTCACCGACGCCAACTACGGGTCGGTGAAGAAGGTGTACGTGGTGCTCAAGGACGATGCTTCATCCTCCGAGGAGATGCAGCGCTGGATGGTCGACCTGAGCCctggcacagaagccgaggagctgGCCGGAGCCGACCACATGGCCATGTGCTCAAAGCCCAGGGAACTCTGTGATGTTTTGCTCAGGATCGCCAGCAAGCATGACTGA
- the LOC123072225 gene encoding probable esterase PIR7A isoform X1, whose product MEGSGGGKHFILVHGLCHGAWCWYKLVPMLRAAGHRVTALDMAASGAHPARMDEVASFEDYSRPLLDAVAAAPAGERLVLVGHSLGGLNLALAMEGFPRKVAAAVFLAACMACAGRHMGVTIEEFCRRTPADFFMDSKSMVLNTDQGPRPAVALGPKLLAAKLYDRSSVEDLTLAMLLVRPGCQFVDDPTMRDEALLTDANYGSVKKVYVVLKDDASTSEEMQRWMVDLSPGTEAEELAGADHMAMCSKPRELGDVLLRIADKYD is encoded by the exons atggaggggagcggcggcggcaagCACTTCATCCTCGTCCACGGCCTCTGCCACGGCGCGTGGTGCTGGTACAAGCTGGTGCCGATGCTCCGCGCCGCCGGGCACCGTGTTACGGCGCTCGACATGGCCGCGTCCGGCGCGCACCCGGCGCGCATGGACGAGGTGGCGTCCTTCGAGGACTACTCGCGGCCGCTGCTCGACGCCGTGGCCGCGGCACCGGCTGGCGAGAGGCTGGTCCTGGTCGGGCACAGCCTCGGCGGGCTCAACCTCGCGCTCGCCATGGAGGGATTCCCGCGCAAGGTCGCCGCGGCCGTGTTCCTCGCCGCGTGCATGGCGTGCGCCGGCAGGCACATGGGCGTCACCATCGAGGAG TTCTGCAGAAGAACCCCAGCCGATTTTTTCATGGACAGCAAGAGCATGGTTCTGAACACAGACCAAGGCCCTCGGCCTGCAGTCGCGCTTGGCCCCAAATTGTTGGCAGCGAAATTGTACGATCGAAGCTCAGTCGAG GACCTGACGCTGGCTATGTTGCTGGTGAGACCGGGCTGCCAGTTCGTGGACGACCCGACGATGAGGGACGAGGCTCTACTCACAGACGCCAACTACGGGTCGGTGAAGAAGGTGTACGTGGTGCTCAAGGACGATGCTTCCACCTCCGAGGAGATGCAGCGCTGGATGGTCGACCTGAGCCccggcacagaagccgaggagctcgccggagccgaccACATGGCCATGTGCTCAAAGCCCAGGGAACTCGGCGATGTTCTTCTCAGGATTGCCGACAAGTATGACTGA